From the genome of Athalia rosae chromosome 3, iyAthRosa1.1, whole genome shotgun sequence:
ACGCCTGATTTCGTCGTTGCCGTTTTGCAATCCAAAGAAGAAGGCTGCAGCCTTCAACAGTTGACCCTTTGGATAAACACCCTTGAGGTAATCCGGAATGGGATGTCCCAGAGAGTCTTCCTGGGCGGTTCTGATGTAGAGGAAAGCCAAATCGGCGATAGACGTGTACTTCTCTCCGCTAACTTCCGAAAGATGTTTAGCCAGGTCCAAAAGTTCGTTTTCCAAGTCGATATGTCCCTTGCTAGCCTGGTAACGAGAGGATGCAGCGATGGATCTAGTGGGAAaacgataaattaataatgaagACATCTGAAATTGATACCGGGATCGGTGCGAGCATTTTCCGACCCGAGGAACGAATTTTTCCACGCAAATATCGTACGTCGCCATCGACTCACTTGGGGCATAGATCGGGACGCAGAATGCAGTCCTTCTCTTTGTGCCAGTAATCGGTGGGAATTGGTTGCCAGCACGCTCCGGACTCCCATTGCTGGTTTCCCACAGGTGGGAAAATACCGTACAAGACCAATTGGAGCGACATTTTTGTACGTTCGTAGTCCGTACTGCGAGCCTTGACCACCGCGGGATAGTAGGTCGGACCCAGGAAAGAGTCGTATCTACACCTTAGAGCGCGTCCCAGGGCGAGTTCGCGCTTTTTCCCTTCCTAAATGAGAAGACTGGTCAGCCTTTTGTTTCAAtgtcttcattctttttttgcaactcGAACAAACTCACGTTGGTAAGACCCCCCGGTCCGACTGGGAAGAAGTTGTTCTTGGGGTCGAGTGTCGGATCCGTTGGGTAAGATTCACCCCCTGCTCCATTGACCTCCGGAGTACGGTCACCGTGTCTGAATAGCTAGATCGTATTACAAGCGGAAATTGTTACTAACGATATCCTTGTGCGGAGTCGCAtggattgtgagaaaaatgttgtttttttttttgttccatcgtAAACTTACCACGGTGACCAGTTTCAGCTGGGCGCGGGGTGCTCCGTCACCGAATTTCGATTCTTCATAAGACATGGCTGATCcacaaacagaaaaatattgaaaataatttcctttgCTATCGCTGGCGATTTCGCTGAGCttggttcaattttttgctAGATGTAAATAAACTTTTTAGTAAACTACACGATGATTCGTTTTACCGTTGAGTTCGAGCGAATACAATTTGAGAATTTATCGACAGGCTGCAATAGTTTTCtgacttcgaaaaatgagaaatagaaaaataggagGTTTGAATTGATGGACTTGACTCACCGGATTCGGATGGTTAGCGGTGAATAGAAGATACGAAGGACGTTCTTTGTGAATTATTAAGATCGACTGGTGTGTGAGAACACTGTATCGTCGTCTCAGTAAAACTGAACTTCGAACTGTTTACCTCCTGAACTTATATATACCGCCAATCGGAATCCATCTGGAAAAGCTACGGCCTTATTCCGTATTATCTCAATTTGCggttgaagaaattttacTATTTCCGCCCATTCTTATCATTCCAATTAGAAGGAATTTATTGCCTTAGTAAATCTAActaatagaaataattaagaTTGCGCAGTACAATAAATTAGAAACGAtcgagaataaataattagaacTTATCGATCACTGATATCTGAAATTCCCCTACACTTGATCGGGACTCATATTTGCATCGCACGATAACAGCTGCAGCGATATCGCCGTCGAATCTACGCAGCGCGATATTAGATTG
Proteins encoded in this window:
- the LOC105693191 gene encoding venom acid phosphatase Acph-1-like, encoding MSYEESKFGDGAPRAQLKLVTVLFRHGDRTPEVNGAGGESYPTDPTLDPKNNFFPVGPGGLTNEGKKRELALGRALRCRYDSFLGPTYYPAVVKARSTDYERTKMSLQLVLYGIFPPVGNQQWESGACWQPIPTDYWHKEKDCILRPDLCPKSIAASSRYQASKGHIDLENELLDLAKHLSEVSGEKYTSIADLAFLYIRTAQEDSLGHPIPDYLKGVYPKGQLLKAAAFFFGLQNGNDEIRRLYGGKLLRKITDDFKNVRDGTITDGRKLYLYSAHDINVAALLSTLGIWEAHMPQYSSAVITELWENEGKYYIKIVRWLGIPPEFVEVTLPGCEKLCLLEHFLKVKKNVIATDEDLMCH